Proteins encoded within one genomic window of Brachybacterium avium:
- the hutH gene encoding histidine ammonia-lyase gives MTSPVTLSTSGLTPADVLAVARHRAHVELDPAAREQVAAVRAHIDALAAGDTPVYGVSTGFGALADTAIPPSMRHALQRSLIRSHAAGAGPEVETEVVRALMLLRARTLASGRTGVRPVVVETILALLNAQITPIVHEYGSLGCSGDLAPLSHCAIVLMGEGRARDRDGQERPVPELLAEAGIEPVLLEEKEGLALINGTDGMLGMLLMAIADLDDLVRTADLTTALSVQGLRGRDSVFRPELHAPLRPHPGQEASAANIFALLADSPIVADVAAEGSRVQDAYSLRCAPQVAGGVRDTIEHARTVAERELAAAIDNPVVLEDGTVTSNGNFHGAPVAYVLDFLAVVSADLASIAERRTDRMLDKTRSHGLPPFLADDPGVDSGFMIAQYTQAALVSEMKRLAVPASVDSIPSSAMQEDHVSMGWHAARKLRTSVENLRRVLAIELLTAARAIDLRGPLAPSAPSAAAIAVMRRTVEGPGPDRFLAPDIAEAEARLLDGTMLAAVQEVTGPLA, from the coding sequence ATGACCAGTCCCGTCACCCTCTCCACCTCCGGCCTGACCCCCGCCGACGTCCTCGCCGTCGCCCGCCATCGGGCACACGTCGAGCTCGACCCCGCCGCCCGGGAGCAGGTCGCCGCGGTCCGCGCGCACATCGATGCGCTCGCCGCCGGGGACACCCCCGTCTACGGCGTCTCCACCGGCTTCGGCGCCCTCGCGGACACCGCGATCCCGCCGAGCATGCGCCATGCCCTGCAGCGCTCGCTGATCCGCTCGCACGCGGCCGGGGCCGGCCCGGAGGTGGAGACCGAGGTGGTGCGCGCCCTGATGCTGCTGCGCGCCCGCACCCTCGCCTCCGGACGCACCGGCGTTCGACCCGTCGTGGTCGAGACGATCCTCGCGCTGCTGAACGCGCAGATCACCCCGATCGTCCACGAGTACGGCTCCCTGGGCTGCTCCGGCGACCTCGCCCCGCTCTCGCACTGCGCGATCGTGCTGATGGGCGAGGGCCGCGCCCGCGACCGCGACGGGCAGGAGCGCCCCGTGCCCGAGCTGCTCGCCGAGGCCGGGATCGAGCCCGTGCTGCTCGAGGAGAAGGAGGGGCTCGCGCTGATCAACGGCACCGACGGCATGCTCGGCATGCTGCTGATGGCGATCGCCGACCTCGACGACCTGGTGCGCACCGCCGATCTCACCACCGCCCTGTCCGTGCAGGGCCTGCGCGGCCGCGACAGCGTGTTCCGGCCCGAGCTGCACGCCCCGCTGCGCCCGCACCCCGGCCAGGAGGCCTCGGCCGCGAACATCTTCGCCCTGCTCGCGGACTCCCCGATCGTCGCCGACGTCGCCGCCGAGGGCTCCCGCGTGCAGGACGCCTACTCGCTGCGCTGCGCCCCGCAGGTCGCCGGCGGGGTGCGCGACACCATCGAGCACGCCCGCACCGTCGCCGAGCGGGAGCTCGCCGCCGCGATCGACAACCCCGTCGTGCTCGAGGACGGCACCGTCACCTCCAACGGCAACTTCCACGGCGCGCCCGTCGCCTACGTGCTCGACTTCCTGGCCGTGGTCTCCGCGGATCTCGCCTCGATCGCCGAGCGCCGCACCGACCGGATGCTGGACAAGACCCGCTCCCACGGCCTGCCGCCGTTCCTGGCCGACGACCCGGGCGTGGACTCCGGCTTCATGATCGCCCAGTACACCCAGGCCGCCCTGGTCTCGGAGATGAAGCGCCTGGCCGTGCCGGCGAGCGTGGACTCCATCCCCTCCTCCGCGATGCAGGAGGACCACGTCTCGATGGGCTGGCACGCCGCTCGCAAGCTGCGCACCAGCGTCGAGAACCTGCGCCGCGTGCTCGCGATCGAGCTGCTCACCGCCGCCCGCGCGATCGACCTGCGGGGCCCGCTGGCCCCGTCGG